ACCCTCTTCCGCGGCCGTGGGACCCCCATTTTCCGCGCCAGTCCGTTGCGCTAAATTTTAGAAGTTCGTCTCACGGTGACGTAATCCACTCCCGCTACAACTCGGGGCATGAAATACGTCATGATCGTCCTTGCGTGCCTCGCTGCCGACCGCTTTAGAGGCTGTCTCGAAACGTTTGGCGAGGGTGGATGGCCGGGGCGAGGTGTGATTCCGGACGGTTGTCGAAGCCAGTCTGGACAGCCTCATGTGGACCCCGGCCACCCGTCGGCGGCATAGCCGCGAGCACCTGCGTTACGCAAGCGATGTGAGCGACGAGGAGTGGGCTCTGTTGGAGCCGCACTTGCCGGCGCCGTGCCTGACGGGACGGCCGAGAGCGTGGCCGATGAGGGAGATCGTGAACGCGATCTTCTACGTGCTCCGATCCGGTTGCGCCTGGCGGCTCTTGCCCGACAGCTTCCCGCCGCGGCAGACGGTCTACGGCTGGTTCCTGCGGCTGCGCGACGACTGCGTTCTGGAGCGGCTGAACCACCATCTGGTCATGCTCGACCGCGCGCGCAGCGGGCGCGCCGCCAGCCCTTCGGCGGGGGTGCTCGACAGCCAAAGCGTCAAGACGACGGAGGCCGGCGGGCCGAGGGGCTACGACGCCGGCAAGAAGATCAAGGGCAGAAAGCGCCACGCCCTCGTCGACACCGACGGTCGTCCCCTGGTGCTGGAGCCTCACCCGGCCGACATCCAGGACCGCGACGGCGGCGGGCCCGTGCTGGCGGCCTCGCGCCACGCCTTTCCCTTCATCGCGAAGGTCTTCGCCGACAGCGGCTACGCCGGGAGGCGGGTCGCCGGCGCGACCGCCATCGCCGTCGAGATCGTTCGCAAGAACCCCGACCAGGTCGGCTTCGCCGTCCAGCCCCGGCGCTGGGTCGTCGAGCGCTTCTTCGCCTGGATCGGCCGCAACCGCCGCCTCGCCAAGGACTTCGAGGCAACCCTCGAATCCGCCCGAGCCTTCCTCTACGCCGCCTCCATCATGCTGCTCACCCGACGGCTCGCGCAATCAGGATGAGTTTCGAGTCGGACTCTTAGCGTTCTTCGGCGGGGGCCTTCAACCGACCTGGGCAGAGTAGGCTTGCCAAGCTTCGCTCTCTGGCGATGCGTTAAGCTATTGGTAACGAGTTAGGCCAAGGTGTGGCACGCCTGGGCGCTCGTTCTATATCTCTCGTTAGAGCATCGGCGCGGGCCGATGCCCATGGCTGGGAAGACGCCGCCTACGACCGAGGCCGGGACACAGGGCGATCTATCTGCCTCTAGGCTCCTGCTGACCGAGCCCGGTCATTTGTAGGTTCACTCCTGGCGAGCCACTTCCCCGCTCGAAGGACCAGCAGGCAAGAGCAAGTGCCAATACCATGTC
This Candidatus Eisenbacteria bacterium DNA region includes the following protein-coding sequences:
- a CDS encoding IS5 family transposase, yielding MWTPATRRRHSREHLRYASDVSDEEWALLEPHLPAPCLTGRPRAWPMREIVNAIFYVLRSGCAWRLLPDSFPPRQTVYGWFLRLRDDCVLERLNHHLVMLDRARSGRAASPSAGVLDSQSVKTTEAGGPRGYDAGKKIKGRKRHALVDTDGRPLVLEPHPADIQDRDGGGPVLAASRHAFPFIAKVFADSGYAGRRVAGATAIAVEIVRKNPDQVGFAVQPRRWVVERFFAWIGRNRRLAKDFEATLESARAFLYAASIMLLTRRLAQSG